A section of the Agarivorans litoreus genome encodes:
- a CDS encoding alginate lyase family protein — translation MKKTLMLITMLSALNVSQGFAENTKFITYDSAALEYNKDNLNNKAEALSTLIAKADKALKADIDPVTNKTLLPASGDPHDYFSFGPYWWPNPDTKDGLPYIRRDGEYNMATKTAATDKQRFIRFTKDVTNLGLAYYFTGKNDYASKAIDQLKAWFIDQETRMNPNLNHAQAIPGIVDGRGIGIIDSRLLIGVVDSVEILKAQLTSEQYTAINNWFKEFNTWLITSNNGFEEDNWHNNHGTWYDAQVVAFAIFTGDLDTAKKRLRVTQMRRIGTQFNMHGQQHAELERTKPWHYSNFNLQAYSLLGHYGDVVGIDVWNYEVDKHSLKKGYQYVAKYTIAPEEWDYKELKGFQASKAYTNMLYANKAYNDPIFSDAISELKKDKANQKNIQNLLFK, via the coding sequence ATGAAAAAAACATTAATGTTAATCACTATGCTTAGTGCACTAAATGTTTCTCAAGGATTTGCAGAGAACACGAAATTCATCACTTACGACAGCGCAGCTCTCGAGTACAACAAAGACAACCTCAACAATAAAGCTGAGGCTTTGTCCACATTAATAGCTAAAGCAGATAAAGCGCTTAAAGCCGACATAGACCCTGTTACCAACAAAACTCTTCTTCCCGCTAGTGGAGACCCACACGATTATTTTAGCTTTGGACCATACTGGTGGCCGAATCCGGATACAAAAGATGGGCTGCCCTACATTCGCCGTGATGGCGAGTACAACATGGCTACAAAAACAGCGGCCACCGACAAACAGCGATTTATTCGCTTCACAAAAGATGTAACTAACCTTGGTTTGGCATATTACTTCACTGGCAAAAACGACTATGCCAGCAAAGCGATTGATCAGCTAAAAGCATGGTTTATTGATCAAGAAACTCGCATGAATCCAAACTTGAATCATGCTCAGGCGATTCCTGGAATTGTAGACGGGCGCGGCATTGGGATCATTGATAGCCGACTGCTAATTGGCGTGGTAGATAGTGTAGAGATACTAAAAGCACAGTTAACAAGCGAACAATACACTGCAATTAATAACTGGTTTAAAGAATTCAACACTTGGTTAATCACCAGCAATAACGGCTTTGAAGAGGATAACTGGCATAACAATCACGGTACCTGGTACGACGCTCAAGTTGTCGCTTTTGCGATATTTACCGGTGACTTAGATACTGCTAAGAAGCGACTTAGAGTCACACAAATGCGAAGAATTGGAACTCAATTCAACATGCACGGCCAACAACACGCAGAATTAGAGCGCACCAAGCCTTGGCACTATTCAAACTTCAATTTGCAAGCCTATAGCTTGTTGGGCCATTACGGCGATGTAGTTGGTATAGATGTTTGGAATTATGAAGTAGACAAACACTCACTTAAAAAAGGTTATCAGTACGTAGCTAAATACACCATAGCCCCTGAGGAGTGGGACTATAAAGAGCTAAAAGGATTTCAAGCCTCCAAAGCCTACACCAATATGCTTTATGCAAATAAAGCCTATAACGACCCTATTTTTTCAGACGCTATTAGCGAACTGAAAAAAGACAAAGCCAATCAGAAAAACATCCAAAATTTATTATTTAAATAA
- a CDS encoding exonuclease domain-containing protein has protein sequence MKWFKHSSQPPMEQLRRSLTPSAVWSKSVQQYMATPLADLSVPISQLEFVALDIETTGLDFSKDKMLSIGTVNFNTESINLATASETFICNQQVVQAKTAEVNGITSNQLDKGQPLDLAIDKLLNTIRGKVVLAHNAVIEKGFLKKYFLERYQLSELPCHYFDTLEIEKKYSFAGRTRLHSSYYLGDLRNHYKLPEYSAHSAAIDALSCAELFIVQIKKLKLEQYGASIKLLKS, from the coding sequence ATGAAGTGGTTTAAGCATTCATCTCAACCGCCAATGGAGCAACTAAGACGATCACTCACCCCCTCCGCGGTTTGGAGTAAGAGTGTTCAACAATATATGGCAACGCCTTTGGCTGATTTATCAGTGCCAATATCTCAGTTAGAGTTTGTGGCACTGGACATCGAGACTACCGGTTTAGATTTTAGTAAGGACAAAATGCTGTCGATCGGAACAGTTAACTTCAACACAGAGTCGATTAACCTAGCAACGGCCAGTGAAACTTTCATTTGTAATCAACAGGTCGTGCAAGCCAAAACAGCAGAAGTAAACGGAATAACCTCCAATCAACTCGACAAAGGACAACCGCTAGACTTGGCAATAGACAAGCTACTTAATACCATTCGCGGTAAAGTCGTTCTTGCCCACAACGCTGTTATTGAAAAAGGCTTTCTAAAAAAATACTTTTTGGAACGCTATCAGCTATCTGAGCTTCCTTGTCATTATTTCGACACTTTAGAAATAGAGAAAAAATATAGTTTTGCGGGGCGCACTAGGCTTCACTCTAGTTATTACCTCGGCGACTTGAGGAATCATTATAAGCTACCAGAATACTCAGCTCACTCGGCGGCAATCGATGCCCTATCATGTGCTGAGCTATTTATAGTTCAAATAAAAAAATTAAAATTAGAACAATACGGCGCTTCTATTAAACTACTCAAAAGCTAA
- a CDS encoding oligogalacturonate-specific porin KdgM family protein has product MKIKQIALITTLLLSAGSVSAASLDFRQEYKHDTEKYASRIKLGAGVGNYYFGVEAMQHGHIFSDWESKGNEFDFGYKYKIDEKWMLIPGMPITFFPGHVTFKPQLRVQYKFDSGLTAKLRYRHEFRRFTDEKDKSGEQKSKITANLNYNYNYFQFGLEGNFEKGLDDQVLFDNDDTNWDLLFQIGYKGKDWNLRPYAEFGNVSVSSKSSDRQLRSRVGITYSF; this is encoded by the coding sequence ATGAAAATCAAACAAATAGCACTAATCACTACCCTATTATTATCGGCAGGTTCCGTGTCTGCAGCTTCATTAGACTTTCGTCAGGAATATAAACACGATACTGAAAAATACGCTAGTCGTATTAAGTTAGGTGCTGGTGTAGGTAATTATTATTTTGGGGTAGAGGCCATGCAACATGGCCATATTTTTTCTGACTGGGAGTCAAAGGGGAATGAATTTGACTTTGGCTATAAATACAAAATAGATGAGAAATGGATGCTAATCCCAGGCATGCCAATTACCTTTTTCCCAGGTCACGTAACGTTTAAACCTCAGCTTCGTGTTCAATACAAATTTGATTCTGGTTTAACAGCAAAATTACGTTACCGCCATGAGTTTCGCCGCTTTACGGATGAGAAGGACAAAAGCGGAGAACAAAAAAGTAAAATTACCGCAAACCTAAACTATAACTACAACTACTTCCAATTTGGCTTGGAAGGTAACTTTGAAAAGGGCCTAGATGACCAAGTACTTTTTGACAACGATGATACGAATTGGGATCTACTTTTCCAAATTGGCTATAAAGGCAAAGATTGGAATCTTCGCCCATACGCAGAATTTGGTAATGTTTCAGTATCATCAAAAAGCAGCGACCGTCAACTAAGAAGCCGTGTAGGCATCACCTACAGCTTCTAA